A single Pagrus major chromosome 19, Pma_NU_1.0 DNA region contains:
- the pex2 gene encoding peroxisome biogenesis factor 2, whose product MDPESKHNEKRTAGGPETDVDPQTPVLRISQLDALELDSALEQLLWTQFSQCFQNYRPGLLTPLEPELRALLQLLLWRFTLYSSNATVGQSLLSLRYHNTLSSSPRFRHLSRRQKLSLVLLTAGPRWLQERSHSLLLCLGLSTGGPMSEGGLLQQGLRKCLNLISSIAQLTSLINFLVFLRKGHHPVLAERIVGARAVFSKPNVVRDVTYQYMNRELLWHGFAEFLIFLLPLINTRKLKARVSLIVFGQKETDREGATEGQGVFKECGLCGEWPTMPHTVGCQHVFCYYCIKSHSIADAYLTCPKCGVEAGEPKLVRMEVEMIGR is encoded by the coding sequence ATCCGGAGAGCAAGCACAATGAAAAAAGGACAGCTGGAGGTCCAGAAACTGATGTTGACCCGCAGACGCCGGTATTGCGCATCAGCCAGCTGGATGCCCTCGAGCTGGATTCAGCCCTTGAGCAGCTGCTTTGGACCCAGTTCTCCCAGTGCTTCCAGAACTACCGCCCGGGCCTGCTCACCCCTCTGGAGCCTGAATTGAGGGCACTGCTCCAGCTGCTCCTGTGGAGGTTCACACTGTATTCTAGCAATGCCACAGTAGGCCAGTCTTTACTGAGCCTGCGCTACCACAACACCCTCTCCTCGTCTCCACGTTTCAGACATCTCTCCCGCAGGCAGAAGTTGAGTCTGGTGCTGCTCACCGCAGGTCCACGCTGGCTTCAGGAACGCTCCCACAGCCTGCTGCTGTGCTTAGGTTTGAGCACAGGAGGGCCCATGTCTGAAGGTGGTTTACTCCAACAGGGTCTCCGCAAATGCCTGAACCTCATTTCTAGTATTGCCCAGCTCACTAGTCTCATCAACTTCCTTGTGTTCCTAAGAAAAGGTCACCATCCTGTCCTGGCAGAAAGGATCGTGGGAGCTCGGGCAGTTTTCAGCAAGCCAAACGTGGTCCGGGACGTAACCTACCAGTACATGAACCGCGAGTTGCTTTGGCACGGCTTTGCTGAGTTCCTCATCTTCCTGTTACCACTGATCAATACAAGGAAACTGAAGGCAAGAGTGTCTTTGATTGTTTTTGGGCAAAAGGAAACTGATAGGGAGGGAGCAACGGAAGGACAAGGGGTGTTCAAAGAGTGCGGACTGTGCGGAGAGTGGCCGACCATGCCTCATACAGTGGGCTGCCAGCATGTTTTCTGCTACTACTGCATCAAAAGCCACAGCATTGCAGACGCTTACCTCACCTGTCCCAAATGTGGTGTGGAGGCAGGAGAGCCCAAGCTGGTCAGGATGGAGGTGGAGATGATTGgcaggtga